A genomic stretch from uncultured Cohaesibacter sp. includes:
- the thiM gene encoding hydroxyethylthiazole kinase translates to MTDWGHYLSHMRANAPLIQNITNYVAMNVMANALLASGASPAMLHAEEEAGEFAAIASALTINIGTLSTDWVRGMIVAAESANDNGVPWVLDPVAAGATGFRRETSAALLALKPSVIRGNASEILAVCGEMTKGKGADSSDSVTEAEAGARALATSTGGIVAVTGPQDFITDGKRAFRVDNGHAMMPLVTALGCTLNGVIASFIVGKPHLEATAAAIAYYGLAGQVAAETTSAPGSFATAFIDALYTITPDQLSNAARILES, encoded by the coding sequence ATGACCGACTGGGGCCACTATCTCTCACATATGCGCGCCAATGCGCCTCTCATCCAGAATATCACCAACTATGTCGCCATGAATGTCATGGCCAATGCCCTCCTTGCTTCGGGGGCTTCGCCGGCCATGCTGCATGCCGAAGAAGAAGCGGGCGAATTTGCCGCCATAGCGTCAGCCTTGACGATCAATATCGGCACGCTCTCAACAGATTGGGTCCGCGGGATGATCGTGGCAGCAGAAAGCGCCAACGACAATGGTGTCCCATGGGTTCTTGATCCTGTTGCGGCTGGCGCAACGGGCTTCCGGCGGGAAACTTCTGCGGCGCTCCTGGCGCTCAAGCCGTCTGTCATTCGCGGCAATGCTTCCGAAATTCTCGCTGTTTGCGGCGAAATGACCAAGGGCAAGGGGGCGGATAGCTCTGACAGCGTGACAGAAGCAGAGGCCGGTGCCCGCGCTCTGGCAACCTCCACTGGCGGCATCGTGGCGGTGACCGGCCCGCAAGATTTTATCACCGATGGCAAACGCGCCTTCAGGGTGGACAATGGTCACGCCATGATGCCGCTTGTTACGGCTCTCGGCTGCACGCTCAATGGCGTGATCGCGTCTTTCATAGTGGGTAAGCCCCATTTGGAAGCCACCGCTGCGGCCATCGCCTATTACGGGCTCGCCGGGCAGGTTGCGGCCGAAACCACCTCTGCGCCAGGGTCTTTTGCCACCGCTTTCATTGACGCGCTCTACACCATTACACCAGATCAGCTCTCCAACGCCGCAAGGATATTGGAATCATGA
- a CDS encoding PLP-dependent aminotransferase family protein, with protein MKDKKVSWCPDLTGYTGPLYRAIVDAMQTDIRSGALPAGARLPTQRDLAWALQVNLSTVTEAFKEATRLRLIAGEVGRGTYVLPVNTATQLYAIDRPHAENAIDLSTIKPAHAFSNEDVRGRFSALLARDDLADVMEYHAPDLIARCRDAVIKLCRVRGFHPRQSNIFPCAGAQAALFAALQMIAKPDLPVLVEELTFPGMKVAAKQMGLRLVPVAMDKHGILPEDLDRASRASGAKTLVVSPILQNPTGATMDRKRRADIAKMAEKLDLLVIEEDVYGGFSNQSPLSLQLAGRSILVGGLSKLVAPGLRFGYIVVTFDEDRSKALNLNFATDELVHVTSWMTAPVMLELACDWIESGAAQEHMDWQRQEARARQSLVRRRLNLPALGRDPAAPHLWISTAEGSPYSKRTGEQLASLARAAGVDLVPASTFCAGRMLSDGVRICVTAPRDRADLLEACKRLSLAWE; from the coding sequence ATGAAAGATAAAAAGGTAAGTTGGTGTCCGGACCTGACCGGATATACCGGGCCTCTCTACCGCGCCATCGTGGATGCCATGCAAACCGATATACGCAGCGGTGCCTTGCCGGCTGGGGCGCGGTTGCCCACCCAGCGGGATCTTGCATGGGCTCTTCAGGTCAATCTCTCAACCGTGACGGAAGCCTTCAAAGAAGCAACCCGCCTGCGTCTCATCGCTGGTGAAGTGGGGCGAGGAACCTATGTTCTGCCCGTCAATACGGCCACCCAGCTTTATGCCATCGATCGCCCTCACGCGGAAAATGCCATTGATCTCTCCACCATCAAGCCTGCGCATGCCTTTTCCAACGAAGATGTGCGGGGGCGGTTTTCCGCGCTTCTTGCGCGCGATGATCTGGCCGATGTCATGGAATACCATGCGCCGGACCTTATTGCGCGCTGTCGCGATGCCGTGATCAAGCTCTGTCGGGTGCGGGGCTTTCATCCCCGTCAGAGCAACATTTTTCCTTGTGCTGGCGCGCAGGCTGCGCTTTTTGCTGCCTTGCAGATGATCGCTAAACCGGATCTGCCGGTGCTGGTCGAAGAATTGACCTTTCCGGGGATGAAAGTGGCTGCCAAGCAGATGGGGCTGCGGCTGGTACCCGTGGCCATGGACAAACATGGTATCCTGCCGGAAGATCTGGACAGAGCCTCCAGAGCCAGCGGTGCCAAAACGCTGGTGGTTAGCCCGATCCTGCAGAATCCGACAGGGGCCACCATGGACCGCAAGCGACGTGCGGATATTGCGAAAATGGCCGAAAAACTAGATCTGTTGGTGATCGAAGAGGATGTGTATGGCGGCTTCTCCAACCAGTCTCCGCTCAGCCTTCAGCTTGCCGGGCGCTCCATTCTGGTGGGCGGGCTTTCCAAGCTGGTCGCACCGGGCTTGCGTTTTGGCTATATCGTCGTGACCTTTGATGAAGATCGATCCAAGGCATTGAATCTGAACTTTGCCACCGATGAGCTGGTGCATGTCACAAGCTGGATGACGGCTCCGGTCATGCTCGAACTTGCCTGCGACTGGATCGAGAGCGGTGCCGCGCAGGAGCATATGGATTGGCAGAGGCAGGAGGCGCGTGCCCGTCAGTCGCTCGTACGCAGACGCCTGAACTTGCCCGCGCTCGGGCGTGACCCCGCCGCACCGCATCTCTGGATCTCAACGGCAGAGGGGAGCCCCTATAGCAAACGGACCGGAGAACAGCTGGCCTCGCTGGCGCGGGCTGCTGGTGTTGATCTTGTGCCTGCTTCCACATTTTGCGCCGGGCGTATGTTGTCAGACGGGGTCCGCATATGCGTCACAGCCCCCCGTGATCGCGCCGACTTGCTCGAAGCCTGCAAGCGCCTGTCACTGGCCTGGGAATAA
- a CDS encoding cold-shock protein, translated as MTTGTVKFFNANKGFGFIAPDDGGKDAFVHVTALERAGLRGLDEGQKVSYELEAGRDGKASAVNISLAD; from the coding sequence ATGACTACTGGAACCGTAAAATTCTTCAATGCTAATAAAGGCTTTGGTTTTATCGCACCGGATGATGGCGGCAAAGATGCTTTTGTACATGTCACCGCTCTGGAACGCGCAGGCCTTCGCGGTCTTGACGAAGGTCAGAAGGTTTCTTACGAGCTGGAAGCTGGCCGTGATGGCAAGGCTTCTGCTGTAAATATCTCTTTGGCTGACTAA
- a CDS encoding ATP-binding protein, which translates to MPSFQPASLASPYLTLSAHPTIGAVLLDSRPAWVWNGEGNRILWANAAGLAFFGETNMDALLDRSFGDVHPARRHLARLARNARPDAPTLDTLRFFLGLSFVTLSCLCKKIQVEGETVLLVLSSEPLDAIEAPSQTPDWPENADPKTSLLSALSCDGALYSALLDNDGKVIDASEGFDPFGKDAEALDKLLENLADEKRFAEGFLPLSDSQTRAAVARISDAPDIGYLLLVHNPAMAFDEDLTISDNPFAELEDENQEEIEKALAEELADIFDDPFGIDELSDLEEHLIKGADRLKDRDLQPFISDEGKPYSSLSFTDPITGKELSKDDLSGDGKDLPNSEASISVIDSHLQQNRDDNVYRLQFPRRSKVSSDQSAVNDMTNDFHANGAYHFVWESDEIGRFKFVSEELANSVGPKNADIGGLTWKDVASRFEMDEDGAIADGFASRDTWASLDVWWPVEGKPYRIAVELTGLPIYGHLHGFQGYRGFGLCKQDQRQDISGSTEHQDAPVSVVPVPEEPSKDSQQMRSESQGLLLQIAQIEELISADLLKAAQNAVASTTELISPETEGDKGRSPQEPDETSGVIAVCDDSKKGPEDQSHENNNNQSEPEKPEIQETQPSDDAEAIAHKHNYELVDSLLSGNPEGVRELALDASDKDLTTREAKLSAGEEHAFQEIAEALSDESFESRLPAEDLDDDYEDLDSFGEDDADDEEDDISKEASAPQATTFSTDEIAQQIANEIEKADNGDASAQPAEATESEKNKPAQAPFSRQPLSTLIKKRLKNDEEPALPWRASNASLGDLLAARERRDEAHKSATSKAFLDIFSIDPKLKSLHEQTEISKSASAAPQDTRDDAPANETIETAEDAETVDPQQSEGIEPSEPKHFLVPDMDVTDANDADEAEEQSPCTEDATSDLEEGPQEDPFEEPVVSSSHFVISATSDDDDGLPEPPAMPSLEDEDAEEEAPLSESSADLTAATVAGVAALSIDSLWDKADKSSPLIDMLNKLPTAIIVSSQGKVLFASKTALSLLGFKTPEALQAMGGMEGLFSGRPGDWLTKTNGRTTLRTEDGSPISVQANISSINWGEQPAAMLCFEETPAVPPSVGVSEEDEKIAELEAILDTATDGVLVLDRDGCILRMNHSAEALFEVDRHKVAGERFISLLANESHKDALAYLERLRNSGLASLLNGGQEVIGQLRSGGLIPLVMTMGRVSIPGTSRFCAVLRDVTDWKRTQEELLTQKLRAEDASKKKSEFLAKVSHEIRTPLNAIIGFSEVMMEERFGSIGPERYKDYLKDIKLSGTHIMSLLNDLLDLSKVEAGKMDLQFEAVRLNGLVAECVGIMQPQANRSQIIIRTSTASGLPDVVADNRSLRQIILNLLSNAVKFNHAGGQVIVSTTQQENGDVVLRIRDTGIGMSKEEMKRALEPFRQISPTTRSASEGTGLGLPLTKALAEANRARLCLSSESNHGTLVEIIFPEDRVLEATLEDLAEAEPAS; encoded by the coding sequence ATGCCTTCATTCCAACCAGCCTCATTGGCGAGCCCCTATCTGACGCTGTCGGCCCACCCGACCATCGGCGCTGTATTGCTGGATTCCCGCCCGGCCTGGGTGTGGAATGGCGAGGGAAATCGCATTCTGTGGGCCAATGCCGCCGGATTGGCCTTCTTTGGCGAAACGAACATGGATGCTTTGCTGGACCGCAGCTTTGGTGATGTTCACCCGGCGCGACGTCATCTGGCGCGGCTTGCCCGCAATGCGAGACCGGATGCGCCAACGCTGGACACATTACGTTTCTTTCTCGGGCTCTCGTTTGTTACGCTTTCATGTCTCTGCAAGAAAATTCAGGTTGAAGGGGAAACGGTTCTTCTCGTGCTCTCGTCCGAGCCGCTGGACGCCATAGAAGCGCCGAGTCAAACGCCGGATTGGCCCGAAAATGCCGACCCGAAGACGTCCCTGCTTTCTGCCCTTTCTTGCGATGGTGCCTTATATTCTGCCCTGCTGGATAATGACGGCAAGGTGATCGACGCATCCGAAGGGTTTGACCCTTTTGGCAAGGATGCGGAGGCGCTTGATAAGCTGCTGGAAAATCTGGCTGATGAAAAGCGCTTTGCGGAAGGGTTTTTGCCCCTTTCTGATAGCCAGACCAGAGCCGCTGTAGCGCGCATTTCCGATGCACCGGATATCGGCTACCTTCTGCTGGTCCATAATCCGGCCATGGCGTTCGATGAGGACCTCACGATTTCCGACAATCCGTTTGCCGAGCTGGAAGACGAGAATCAGGAAGAGATCGAGAAGGCACTGGCAGAAGAATTGGCTGATATTTTCGACGATCCGTTCGGCATCGATGAATTGTCAGATCTTGAAGAGCATCTCATCAAGGGAGCGGATCGGCTCAAGGATCGCGATCTGCAGCCTTTCATCTCCGACGAAGGCAAGCCCTATTCCTCCTTGTCCTTCACCGACCCGATCACTGGAAAAGAGCTTTCCAAGGACGATCTGAGCGGAGATGGCAAGGATCTGCCTAATTCGGAAGCGTCTATCTCGGTTATTGATTCGCACCTGCAGCAGAATAGGGATGACAATGTCTACCGGCTGCAATTTCCAAGGCGGAGCAAAGTCTCATCGGATCAATCCGCTGTGAATGACATGACCAACGACTTCCATGCCAACGGCGCTTACCATTTTGTTTGGGAAAGTGATGAAATTGGCCGTTTCAAGTTTGTATCGGAAGAATTGGCCAACAGTGTTGGCCCTAAAAACGCCGATATTGGCGGATTGACTTGGAAAGACGTGGCCTCCCGCTTCGAAATGGATGAAGATGGTGCCATCGCAGACGGTTTTGCCTCGCGCGATACATGGGCAAGCCTTGATGTCTGGTGGCCCGTTGAGGGCAAACCATACCGTATCGCCGTGGAACTGACCGGACTACCAATTTACGGCCACCTGCATGGTTTTCAGGGCTACCGGGGCTTTGGGCTATGCAAGCAGGATCAACGACAAGACATTTCCGGTTCAACCGAGCATCAGGACGCTCCTGTTTCAGTCGTGCCCGTGCCGGAAGAGCCTTCAAAAGACTCCCAGCAAATGCGAAGCGAAAGCCAGGGGCTTCTGCTTCAAATTGCACAAATTGAAGAACTGATATCTGCAGACTTACTCAAGGCGGCGCAAAATGCCGTAGCATCCACGACAGAACTGATTTCGCCAGAAACAGAAGGAGACAAGGGACGGTCGCCTCAGGAACCTGACGAAACGAGCGGGGTAATCGCCGTGTGTGACGATAGCAAGAAGGGACCGGAAGACCAGAGCCACGAAAATAATAACAATCAAAGCGAGCCTGAAAAGCCGGAGATCCAGGAAACTCAACCGTCTGATGACGCTGAGGCCATTGCGCATAAACACAATTATGAGCTTGTCGACTCGCTACTGAGTGGCAACCCGGAAGGTGTTCGGGAATTGGCACTTGACGCAAGCGACAAGGATCTGACCACGCGTGAAGCCAAGCTCAGCGCAGGCGAAGAACATGCCTTTCAGGAAATCGCCGAGGCCTTGTCTGACGAGAGCTTCGAAAGCCGTTTACCTGCAGAAGATCTTGATGACGATTACGAAGATCTTGACTCCTTCGGCGAGGATGATGCGGACGACGAGGAAGATGATATTTCAAAGGAAGCCTCCGCGCCGCAAGCCACGACCTTCTCGACCGACGAGATCGCTCAACAAATTGCCAATGAGATTGAAAAAGCTGACAACGGCGATGCTTCCGCCCAGCCCGCTGAGGCAACCGAAAGCGAGAAAAATAAGCCAGCGCAAGCGCCTTTTTCGCGGCAACCTCTTTCTACCCTCATCAAGAAGCGTCTCAAGAATGATGAAGAGCCAGCTTTGCCTTGGCGCGCATCCAATGCATCCCTCGGGGATCTGCTTGCAGCACGTGAACGCAGGGATGAAGCCCACAAATCGGCCACCAGCAAAGCCTTTCTTGATATTTTTTCTATTGATCCGAAGCTGAAATCCCTGCATGAGCAGACCGAGATCTCAAAGTCCGCGAGCGCTGCACCACAAGATACTCGGGATGATGCTCCTGCCAACGAGACGATAGAAACAGCTGAGGATGCCGAAACTGTCGATCCGCAGCAAAGCGAGGGCATTGAGCCGAGCGAGCCGAAGCACTTCTTGGTGCCAGACATGGACGTCACCGATGCCAATGACGCTGACGAAGCCGAGGAGCAAAGCCCTTGCACGGAAGACGCAACCTCGGATCTTGAAGAAGGACCGCAAGAGGATCCTTTCGAAGAGCCTGTGGTGTCCTCAAGCCATTTTGTCATTTCAGCGACGAGCGATGATGATGATGGATTGCCAGAGCCTCCTGCCATGCCATCTCTGGAAGATGAAGACGCTGAGGAAGAGGCGCCCCTTTCGGAAAGTTCTGCCGATTTGACCGCAGCGACCGTTGCTGGTGTGGCAGCGCTCAGCATAGACTCACTCTGGGACAAGGCGGACAAATCCTCCCCACTCATTGACATGCTGAACAAGTTGCCAACCGCAATCATCGTGTCATCGCAAGGGAAAGTCCTGTTCGCGTCAAAAACGGCACTCTCGCTGCTGGGATTCAAGACGCCTGAAGCCTTGCAGGCGATGGGGGGCATGGAGGGTCTCTTTTCCGGTCGCCCGGGTGATTGGCTCACCAAAACCAACGGGCGCACAACGTTGCGCACCGAAGATGGCAGCCCAATTTCTGTTCAGGCCAACATCTCGTCCATCAATTGGGGTGAACAGCCTGCCGCCATGCTCTGCTTTGAAGAAACACCCGCGGTTCCCCCTTCCGTTGGCGTCTCCGAAGAAGACGAGAAGATTGCCGAGCTGGAAGCCATTCTGGACACGGCGACAGACGGTGTTCTGGTGCTGGACCGGGATGGATGCATCCTGCGGATGAACCATTCCGCCGAGGCGCTGTTTGAAGTGGATCGTCACAAGGTGGCCGGGGAACGCTTCATCTCGCTGCTGGCCAATGAGAGTCACAAGGACGCTCTTGCCTATCTGGAACGGTTGCGCAACAGCGGCCTTGCAAGCTTGCTCAATGGAGGACAGGAAGTCATCGGGCAATTGCGTTCGGGCGGTCTCATCCCGCTTGTAATGACCATGGGGCGCGTATCCATTCCCGGAACGAGCCGTTTCTGTGCTGTATTGCGCGATGTAACGGACTGGAAGCGCACGCAGGAGGAACTGCTCACCCAAAAGCTGCGCGCGGAAGATGCCAGCAAGAAAAAGTCGGAGTTTCTGGCCAAGGTCAGCCATGAGATCCGCACACCGCTCAACGCAATTATCGGCTTTTCCGAAGTGATGATGGAAGAGCGGTTTGGCTCTATCGGACCGGAGCGCTACAAGGATTATCTCAAGGATATCAAGCTTTCCGGCACGCATATCATGAGCTTGCTGAATGACTTGCTGGACCTGTCCAAGGTTGAAGCCGGGAAGATGGATCTTCAGTTTGAAGCGGTCCGGCTCAATGGACTTGTCGCCGAATGTGTCGGCATCATGCAGCCACAGGCCAATCGCAGCCAGATCATCATCCGCACCTCGACAGCTTCCGGGTTGCCTGATGTCGTGGCGGACAACCGGTCGCTGCGCCAGATCATTCTCAATCTGCTTTCCAATGCCGTGAAATTCAATCACGCTGGTGGGCAGGTTATCGTTTCCACCACACAGCAGGAAAATGGCGACGTGGTGCTACGCATCCGCGACACCGGCATTGGCATGAGCAAGGAAGAGATGAAGCGGGCGCTGGAACCGTTCCGCCAGATTTCTCCGACAACGCGCAGTGCCTCGGAGGGCACTGGTCTGGGATTGCCGCTGACCAAGGCGTTGGCTGAGGCCAACCGGGCTCGGCTCTGCCTTTCAAGCGAAAGCAATCATGGTACATTGGTGGAAATCATTTTCCCCGAGGATCGTGTGTTGGAAGCAACCCTTGAAGACCTAGCCGAAGCAGAGCCGGCCAGCTGA
- a CDS encoding ATP-binding cassette domain-containing protein produces MDPYGLSGTILLDGETLIEPFTLSLQAGWTALLGPSGSGKSTLLRLLGGLECEADLQGTRKGAERIGWMAQSDLMQPRLTVLQNVMLIETLAGRKPDRNRARDLLAAVGLSGFETRKPSALSGGQRQRVALARTLMSDADLILLDEPFSALDPATRATMQDLAFDQFAGRMVVLVTHDPAEALRLCQTIWGLNNHRLQSLAPLSGTKPHDLADPVLLETAARLLDDIRKSA; encoded by the coding sequence ATGGATCCTTACGGTCTGTCTGGAACGATTCTGCTGGATGGGGAAACGCTGATTGAACCCTTCACTCTGTCGCTACAGGCAGGCTGGACAGCCTTGCTCGGACCTTCGGGTTCGGGCAAGTCGACTCTTTTGCGGCTTCTGGGCGGGCTTGAATGCGAAGCCGACCTGCAAGGAACCCGCAAGGGGGCAGAGCGCATTGGCTGGATGGCGCAATCCGATCTCATGCAGCCGCGCCTGACGGTTTTGCAAAATGTTATGCTCATTGAAACGTTGGCAGGGCGCAAACCGGACCGCAATCGTGCCCGTGATCTGCTGGCAGCCGTCGGCCTATCTGGCTTTGAGACCCGGAAACCATCGGCCCTTTCCGGCGGACAGAGACAGCGGGTCGCCTTGGCTCGCACATTGATGAGCGATGCCGATCTGATCTTGCTGGACGAGCCTTTCTCCGCGCTTGATCCAGCCACGCGGGCCACCATGCAGGATCTGGCTTTTGACCAGTTTGCCGGGCGGATGGTCGTGCTTGTCACCCATGATCCGGCAGAGGCTCTGCGCCTTTGCCAAACCATCTGGGGCCTCAACAACCATCGACTCCAGTCGCTCGCGCCTCTGTCCGGAACCAAGCCCCATGATCTGGCAGATCCTGTGCTGTTGGAAACCGCAGCCCGCCTGCTGGATGATATCAGAAAAAGCGCCTGA
- a CDS encoding ABC transporter substrate-binding protein produces MSLFKSLAMSLVFAGLSLPASAGTPFSVMLDWFVNPDHGPIIVAKQRGYFKEAGLDVEIIAPADPSDPPKMAAAGEIDLGVSYQPQLYLQHKEGLPVVRVGSLIDSPLYCIMVDAEGPVKSLADLKGGRVGFSVPGIEEALMHRMLRTNGVEPDEVEQVNVNFALTSALAAGKVDAVGGAFRNFELHQMAMVGRKGKCFFPEENGVPVYEELIYETAADRTDFSAIKAFFKATARAAAEIAKDPEGTWEEFKSYAAELDDQLNHDAWFDTYPKFSMKPMALDKARYEAFGAYLNEIGMIETNPSIDDVTRDLSGN; encoded by the coding sequence ATGTCTCTTTTCAAAAGCCTCGCGATGTCTCTTGTGTTCGCTGGCCTTTCGCTACCCGCTTCTGCCGGAACGCCTTTCTCTGTGATGCTCGACTGGTTTGTGAACCCCGACCACGGTCCGATTATTGTTGCCAAGCAACGTGGATATTTCAAGGAAGCCGGCCTTGATGTTGAAATCATCGCACCTGCTGATCCTTCCGATCCACCCAAGATGGCCGCAGCGGGAGAAATTGATCTTGGCGTCTCCTATCAGCCACAACTCTATCTCCAGCATAAGGAAGGTCTTCCTGTGGTACGGGTTGGTTCGCTCATCGACAGCCCGCTCTATTGCATCATGGTGGACGCGGAGGGGCCGGTCAAAAGCCTTGCCGACCTCAAAGGTGGGCGCGTCGGCTTTTCCGTTCCGGGCATCGAGGAAGCCTTGATGCATCGCATGCTGCGCACCAACGGTGTCGAGCCGGATGAAGTGGAACAGGTCAATGTCAACTTTGCGCTGACATCTGCATTGGCTGCGGGCAAGGTGGACGCAGTTGGCGGTGCCTTCCGCAATTTCGAGCTGCATCAGATGGCCATGGTTGGGCGCAAGGGCAAATGTTTCTTCCCTGAGGAGAATGGTGTGCCGGTCTATGAAGAATTGATCTATGAAACCGCCGCCGATCGAACAGACTTCAGTGCAATCAAGGCTTTCTTCAAGGCAACCGCCCGAGCTGCCGCAGAGATTGCCAAAGATCCTGAAGGCACATGGGAAGAATTCAAGAGCTACGCAGCCGAGCTGGATGACCAGCTCAATCATGATGCCTGGTTTGACACCTATCCCAAATTCTCGATGAAGCCTATGGCACTGGACAAGGCGCGCTATGAAGCCTTCGGAGCTTATCTCAATGAAATCGGCATGATTGAAACCAATCCATCGATTGATGACGTCACCCGTGATCTGTCAGGCAACTAG
- a CDS encoding phasin family protein, which yields MSTASVFFDIPKEFRALAEKGIEQSLQAYEGFRDVASETAERFEGSAKVANNTVIEANQKAFVAADEGVKASFELAGDLVRATSLQEVMMLQTKYMQSQMMRFGEVASAMAEIANKMTAEAAKSGKSE from the coding sequence ATGAGTACAGCCTCGGTTTTTTTTGATATTCCCAAAGAATTTCGCGCACTCGCCGAGAAGGGCATTGAGCAATCCCTGCAGGCCTATGAAGGCTTTCGTGATGTTGCCAGTGAGACTGCCGAGCGTTTTGAAGGGTCTGCAAAAGTAGCCAACAACACCGTTATTGAAGCGAACCAAAAGGCGTTTGTTGCGGCGGATGAAGGCGTTAAAGCGTCCTTTGAATTGGCAGGTGATCTGGTACGGGCAACCTCTCTTCAGGAAGTCATGATGCTTCAGACCAAATATATGCAGTCTCAGATGATGCGTTTTGGCGAGGTGGCCAGCGCTATGGCAGAGATAGCAAACAAGATGACAGCTGAAGCCGCAAAGTCGGGAAAGAGCGAATAG
- the thiD gene encoding bifunctional hydroxymethylpyrimidine kinase/phosphomethylpyrimidine kinase has translation MIPNILSIAGSDPSGGAGIQADLKAISANGGYAMAVIAAMTAQNTQGVSGWVPTEPDFIIAQIAAILADIRVDAIKIGMLGTSKAVEAVGHALADCPAPIVLDPVMVAKGGSRLLNEEAVEAVRTILVPMATLITPNLPEAADLLGAMEARNAQDMQDQAEALIALGPKAVYLKGGHLSDKDSPDLFLSTAQSEWISAPRIETKNTHGTGCSLSSALATQLALTGDGLAAAKAAKRYISHAIQASANLNVGSGHGPTDHFFMLRN, from the coding sequence ATGATCCCGAATATCCTCTCGATTGCTGGCTCTGATCCTTCGGGCGGAGCTGGCATTCAGGCTGACCTTAAGGCTATCTCGGCCAATGGCGGCTATGCCATGGCAGTTATAGCCGCCATGACGGCTCAGAATACCCAAGGGGTAAGTGGTTGGGTTCCGACCGAACCGGATTTCATTATCGCCCAGATCGCGGCCATTCTGGCGGACATTCGGGTTGATGCCATCAAGATCGGTATGTTGGGCACTTCCAAGGCTGTTGAAGCCGTAGGGCATGCGCTTGCCGATTGTCCAGCGCCCATCGTGTTGGATCCGGTGATGGTGGCCAAGGGCGGATCACGCTTGCTCAATGAGGAAGCAGTCGAAGCGGTCCGCACCATACTTGTGCCCATGGCAACACTCATCACCCCCAATTTGCCTGAAGCGGCGGATCTTTTGGGGGCTATGGAAGCGCGTAACGCACAAGACATGCAGGATCAGGCCGAAGCCCTGATAGCACTCGGCCCAAAAGCGGTTTATCTCAAGGGGGGGCATCTATCCGACAAGGATAGTCCGGACCTGTTCTTGTCAACTGCGCAAAGCGAATGGATAAGCGCTCCGCGCATCGAAACCAAAAACACCCACGGCACCGGCTGCTCCCTGTCCTCTGCGCTGGCAACCCAGTTGGCTCTCACGGGCGATGGTCTTGCGGCGGCCAAAGCTGCCAAGCGTTACATCTCTCACGCGATTCAGGCTAGCGCCAATCTTAATGTCGGATCAGGTCATGGCCCGACAGACCATTTTTTCATGTTGAGGAACTGA
- the thiE gene encoding thiamine phosphate synthase, giving the protein MNLSVYFVTPHNPDDSLVLAALKGGASIIQLRDKTAPDDVLIEQATRLNKIAQSFNVPFIINDRLNVALECGAAGLHMGQSDGDPVAMRKALGPDRILGLSIENEDQLAIAAALPEGTLDYIGCGPVRATLSKKNHATPIGLETMGRIARAAPFPCVGIGGVKLADIPRVKAEGCAGLAIVSAISEAVDPEAATRELVDAWEAA; this is encoded by the coding sequence ATGAATCTCTCCGTCTATTTCGTAACCCCTCACAATCCCGACGACTCACTTGTGCTTGCTGCGCTCAAGGGCGGTGCGTCGATCATCCAGCTGCGAGACAAGACCGCGCCTGACGATGTGTTGATCGAACAGGCCACGCGCCTCAACAAGATCGCCCAATCCTTCAATGTGCCCTTCATCATCAATGATCGCCTCAATGTGGCTCTCGAATGCGGAGCCGCTGGCCTGCATATGGGCCAGTCTGATGGCGACCCTGTAGCCATGCGCAAGGCGCTGGGGCCAGACAGGATCTTGGGCCTCTCTATCGAGAATGAAGACCAGTTGGCCATTGCTGCGGCCCTGCCAGAAGGCACGCTCGACTATATCGGCTGCGGACCGGTCCGCGCGACGCTGTCCAAGAAAAACCATGCCACCCCGATCGGGTTGGAAACCATGGGCCGCATAGCCCGCGCCGCGCCTTTTCCCTGCGTCGGCATTGGTGGCGTCAAGCTGGCTGATATCCCTCGCGTCAAGGCGGAAGGCTGTGCCGGTCTTGCCATCGTATCGGCGATCTCGGAAGCGGTTGACCCAGAAGCGGCAACCCGCGAACTGGTCGACGCCTGGGAGGCTGCATGA